The Nitrospira tepida genome includes a window with the following:
- a CDS encoding helix-turn-helix domain-containing protein: protein MTKKMAAEWNLKKVMEQHHFHSTTELVPMLAQRGVQLSRIQVYRLVAQAPLRLTLDLLAALCDIFACTPNDLITIKQVDRQERKKLAAAGETKSSGRLSLIKTRVHRPK from the coding sequence GTGACCAAGAAAATGGCCGCTGAATGGAATCTCAAGAAAGTGATGGAGCAGCATCATTTTCATTCGACTACAGAGCTGGTCCCGATGCTGGCGCAACGGGGAGTCCAGTTGTCTCGCATTCAAGTGTATCGACTCGTTGCCCAGGCGCCTCTCCGTCTCACACTGGATCTGCTGGCTGCGTTATGTGACATCTTCGCCTGCACACCGAATGATCTGATCACCATCAAACAGGTAGACCGTCAAGAAAGGAAAAAGCTTGCTGCAGCCGGAGAGACAAAATCATCAGGTCGATTGTCCCTCATTAAGACACGTGTCCATCGACCGAAGTAA